A portion of the Drosophila sechellia strain sech25 chromosome 2R, ASM438219v1, whole genome shotgun sequence genome contains these proteins:
- the LOC6608078 gene encoding putative inorganic phosphate cotransporter isoform X2 gives MGFEPSVDKARPGGLGVRHWQAVLLFVGMMINYFQRVNISAAIVPMTQSTAGAPFYSWDTSDKSLILSSFFWGYVVSQVPAGLLAKRFGAKLVLGLATAIGGILCFFHPIAAKSGWQSICALRVLTGLVQGTVYPCVHTLLAKWVPRTERGLLTTGVYSGAQFGTAVILVSSGFIFESSMGWPGLFYLSGGISLAWALLFFWQAANEPATASRISKGEVEYIESLTGSNSSSQSMPVPWMSIFRSPAFYGLLAAHCGFTWGFYTLLTEMPTYMSMVLQLNVKSNAFLSSLPYFAMGLLCFVVSPISDLLINRGTISITTARKLFNSIGQWGPMACLIGLGYMTADEKTWAILLLTLAVGINAGCSCGYLINHIDLSPNFAGPMMGVTNGIAGVTSIIAPLVVGAIVSDEEDPSQWRMVFFITGGIYLVCNTIFVIFGKATIQSWNEPPSTSSTMTLRSHQENDSKSTAPTSDKDIRY, from the exons ATGGGTTTCGAGCCCTCTGTGGATAAGGCAAGGC CGGGAGGTCTTGGCGTGCGACACTGGCAGGCGGTTCTTCTGTTCGTGGGCATGATGATCAACTACTTCCAGCGGGTCAACATCTCTGCTGCCATTGTGCCCATGACGCAGTCCACCGCGGGTGCTCCGTTCTACAGTTGGGATACGTCGGACAAGTCCCTGATCCTTAGCAGCTTTTTCTGGGGCTACGTCGTCTCCCAGGTGCCGGCAG GACTGCTGGCCAAGCGATTTGGAGCCAAGTTAGTGCTGGGCCTGGCGACTGCAATCGGAGGTATTTTGTGCTTCTTCCATCCCATTGCAGCTAAAAGTGGGTGGCAGAGTATCTGCGCTCTGCGCGTCCTTACCGGGCTGGTCCAGGGCACGGTTTATCCGTGTGTCCACACGCTGCTGGCTAAGTGGGTGCCACGCACGGAGCGGGGACTGCTAACCACTGGCGTTTATTCGGGAGCACAGTTCGGAACGGCTGTCATCCTGGTCAGCAGTGGCTTCATCTTCGAATCCAGCATGGGTTGGCCAGGGTTGTTCTACCTTTCCGGTGGTATCAGCCTGGCCTGGGCGCTGCTTTTCTTCTGGCAGGCGGCCAATGAGCCGGCTACAGCCAGCAGGATTAGCAAAGGCGAGGTGGAGTATATCGAAAGCCTTACGGGCAGCAACAGCTCCAGTCAG TCTATGCCTGTGCCCTGGATGTCGATCTTTAGGTCGCCAGCCTTCTACGGTCTGCTGGCCGCACATTGTGGATTCACCTGGGGCTTCTACACGCTGCTCACCGAAATGCCCACTTACATGAGCATGGTTCTGCAGCTAAATGTCAAGTCCAATGCCTTCCTCTCCTCGCTGCCATACTTTGCCATGGGCCTGCTGTGCTTTGTGGTCAGTCCCATATCGGATTTGCTCATCAACAGAGGCACCATATCGATCACCACGGCTCGAAAGCTGTTTAATTCGATTGGACAGTGGGGCCCGATGGCTTGTTTGATTGGGCTGGGCTACATGACAGCCGATGAGAAAACGTGGGCCATTCTTCTGCTGACGCTGGCGGTGGGCATCAATGCGGGCTGTTCCTGCGGATATCTAATCAATCACATCGACCTGTCGCCAAACTTTGCCGGCCCCATGATGGGAGTTACCAATGGGATAGCGGGAGTGACCTCCATAATAGCTCCTTTGGTGGTGGGAGCGATCGTATCGGATGAGGAGGATCCCAGCCAGTGGCGCATGGTGTTCTTCATTACAGGAGGAATTTACCTAGTGTGCAACACTATTTTTGTGATATTTGGCAAGGCCACTATTCAGTCGTGGAACGAACCCCCATCGACGTCTAGCACGATGACGCTCCGCAGCCACCAGGAGAACGATTCAAAGTCCACTGCTCCCACGTCAGATAAAGACATTCGGTACTAA
- the LOC6608078 gene encoding putative inorganic phosphate cotransporter isoform X1, translated as MVYYSSGERRPLLARVVPNPLRRLASGGLGVRHWQAVLLFVGMMINYFQRVNISAAIVPMTQSTAGAPFYSWDTSDKSLILSSFFWGYVVSQVPAGLLAKRFGAKLVLGLATAIGGILCFFHPIAAKSGWQSICALRVLTGLVQGTVYPCVHTLLAKWVPRTERGLLTTGVYSGAQFGTAVILVSSGFIFESSMGWPGLFYLSGGISLAWALLFFWQAANEPATASRISKGEVEYIESLTGSNSSSQSMPVPWMSIFRSPAFYGLLAAHCGFTWGFYTLLTEMPTYMSMVLQLNVKSNAFLSSLPYFAMGLLCFVVSPISDLLINRGTISITTARKLFNSIGQWGPMACLIGLGYMTADEKTWAILLLTLAVGINAGCSCGYLINHIDLSPNFAGPMMGVTNGIAGVTSIIAPLVVGAIVSDEEDPSQWRMVFFITGGIYLVCNTIFVIFGKATIQSWNEPPSTSSTMTLRSHQENDSKSTAPTSDKDIRY; from the exons ATGGTTTATTATTCCAGTGGAGAGAGAAGACCCCTGCTAGCCAGAGTAGTTCCGAATCCGCTTAGGAGATTAGCCT CGGGAGGTCTTGGCGTGCGACACTGGCAGGCGGTTCTTCTGTTCGTGGGCATGATGATCAACTACTTCCAGCGGGTCAACATCTCTGCTGCCATTGTGCCCATGACGCAGTCCACCGCGGGTGCTCCGTTCTACAGTTGGGATACGTCGGACAAGTCCCTGATCCTTAGCAGCTTTTTCTGGGGCTACGTCGTCTCCCAGGTGCCGGCAG GACTGCTGGCCAAGCGATTTGGAGCCAAGTTAGTGCTGGGCCTGGCGACTGCAATCGGAGGTATTTTGTGCTTCTTCCATCCCATTGCAGCTAAAAGTGGGTGGCAGAGTATCTGCGCTCTGCGCGTCCTTACCGGGCTGGTCCAGGGCACGGTTTATCCGTGTGTCCACACGCTGCTGGCTAAGTGGGTGCCACGCACGGAGCGGGGACTGCTAACCACTGGCGTTTATTCGGGAGCACAGTTCGGAACGGCTGTCATCCTGGTCAGCAGTGGCTTCATCTTCGAATCCAGCATGGGTTGGCCAGGGTTGTTCTACCTTTCCGGTGGTATCAGCCTGGCCTGGGCGCTGCTTTTCTTCTGGCAGGCGGCCAATGAGCCGGCTACAGCCAGCAGGATTAGCAAAGGCGAGGTGGAGTATATCGAAAGCCTTACGGGCAGCAACAGCTCCAGTCAG TCTATGCCTGTGCCCTGGATGTCGATCTTTAGGTCGCCAGCCTTCTACGGTCTGCTGGCCGCACATTGTGGATTCACCTGGGGCTTCTACACGCTGCTCACCGAAATGCCCACTTACATGAGCATGGTTCTGCAGCTAAATGTCAAGTCCAATGCCTTCCTCTCCTCGCTGCCATACTTTGCCATGGGCCTGCTGTGCTTTGTGGTCAGTCCCATATCGGATTTGCTCATCAACAGAGGCACCATATCGATCACCACGGCTCGAAAGCTGTTTAATTCGATTGGACAGTGGGGCCCGATGGCTTGTTTGATTGGGCTGGGCTACATGACAGCCGATGAGAAAACGTGGGCCATTCTTCTGCTGACGCTGGCGGTGGGCATCAATGCGGGCTGTTCCTGCGGATATCTAATCAATCACATCGACCTGTCGCCAAACTTTGCCGGCCCCATGATGGGAGTTACCAATGGGATAGCGGGAGTGACCTCCATAATAGCTCCTTTGGTGGTGGGAGCGATCGTATCGGATGAGGAGGATCCCAGCCAGTGGCGCATGGTGTTCTTCATTACAGGAGGAATTTACCTAGTGTGCAACACTATTTTTGTGATATTTGGCAAGGCCACTATTCAGTCGTGGAACGAACCCCCATCGACGTCTAGCACGATGACGCTCCGCAGCCACCAGGAGAACGATTCAAAGTCCACTGCTCCCACGTCAGATAAAGACATTCGGTACTAA
- the LOC6608078 gene encoding putative inorganic phosphate cotransporter isoform X3, whose amino-acid sequence MMINYFQRVNISAAIVPMTQSTAGAPFYSWDTSDKSLILSSFFWGYVVSQVPAGLLAKRFGAKLVLGLATAIGGILCFFHPIAAKSGWQSICALRVLTGLVQGTVYPCVHTLLAKWVPRTERGLLTTGVYSGAQFGTAVILVSSGFIFESSMGWPGLFYLSGGISLAWALLFFWQAANEPATASRISKGEVEYIESLTGSNSSSQSMPVPWMSIFRSPAFYGLLAAHCGFTWGFYTLLTEMPTYMSMVLQLNVKSNAFLSSLPYFAMGLLCFVVSPISDLLINRGTISITTARKLFNSIGQWGPMACLIGLGYMTADEKTWAILLLTLAVGINAGCSCGYLINHIDLSPNFAGPMMGVTNGIAGVTSIIAPLVVGAIVSDEEDPSQWRMVFFITGGIYLVCNTIFVIFGKATIQSWNEPPSTSSTMTLRSHQENDSKSTAPTSDKDIRY is encoded by the exons ATGATGATCAACTACTTCCAGCGGGTCAACATCTCTGCTGCCATTGTGCCCATGACGCAGTCCACCGCGGGTGCTCCGTTCTACAGTTGGGATACGTCGGACAAGTCCCTGATCCTTAGCAGCTTTTTCTGGGGCTACGTCGTCTCCCAGGTGCCGGCAG GACTGCTGGCCAAGCGATTTGGAGCCAAGTTAGTGCTGGGCCTGGCGACTGCAATCGGAGGTATTTTGTGCTTCTTCCATCCCATTGCAGCTAAAAGTGGGTGGCAGAGTATCTGCGCTCTGCGCGTCCTTACCGGGCTGGTCCAGGGCACGGTTTATCCGTGTGTCCACACGCTGCTGGCTAAGTGGGTGCCACGCACGGAGCGGGGACTGCTAACCACTGGCGTTTATTCGGGAGCACAGTTCGGAACGGCTGTCATCCTGGTCAGCAGTGGCTTCATCTTCGAATCCAGCATGGGTTGGCCAGGGTTGTTCTACCTTTCCGGTGGTATCAGCCTGGCCTGGGCGCTGCTTTTCTTCTGGCAGGCGGCCAATGAGCCGGCTACAGCCAGCAGGATTAGCAAAGGCGAGGTGGAGTATATCGAAAGCCTTACGGGCAGCAACAGCTCCAGTCAG TCTATGCCTGTGCCCTGGATGTCGATCTTTAGGTCGCCAGCCTTCTACGGTCTGCTGGCCGCACATTGTGGATTCACCTGGGGCTTCTACACGCTGCTCACCGAAATGCCCACTTACATGAGCATGGTTCTGCAGCTAAATGTCAAGTCCAATGCCTTCCTCTCCTCGCTGCCATACTTTGCCATGGGCCTGCTGTGCTTTGTGGTCAGTCCCATATCGGATTTGCTCATCAACAGAGGCACCATATCGATCACCACGGCTCGAAAGCTGTTTAATTCGATTGGACAGTGGGGCCCGATGGCTTGTTTGATTGGGCTGGGCTACATGACAGCCGATGAGAAAACGTGGGCCATTCTTCTGCTGACGCTGGCGGTGGGCATCAATGCGGGCTGTTCCTGCGGATATCTAATCAATCACATCGACCTGTCGCCAAACTTTGCCGGCCCCATGATGGGAGTTACCAATGGGATAGCGGGAGTGACCTCCATAATAGCTCCTTTGGTGGTGGGAGCGATCGTATCGGATGAGGAGGATCCCAGCCAGTGGCGCATGGTGTTCTTCATTACAGGAGGAATTTACCTAGTGTGCAACACTATTTTTGTGATATTTGGCAAGGCCACTATTCAGTCGTGGAACGAACCCCCATCGACGTCTAGCACGATGACGCTCCGCAGCCACCAGGAGAACGATTCAAAGTCCACTGCTCCCACGTCAGATAAAGACATTCGGTACTAA
- the LOC6608079 gene encoding uncharacterized protein LOC6608079 isoform X1: MHSKRNNQCLLLTLVLGLLGGAGHCYVVEPPIVHVEMDKAGMHRTLNYRMRFDIPLVGKDCEYVLLQDLPASVYISTDELDDLQRLKRLNAIYPKFVNIEVATERAHPFSVLLRGTPKITESLALPLHFRYHAPSDKRSAATVAIPLPELYLNCPMADSALIENELVARPDKLYCLNAPESRFDENHVKDGQPATMANLQRCNWRRVHVDCQLKMPLRAEIPVGQTSAYGPVLCGTILLGWSLALWTIIHSMANTRRINQRLNEQRLLQQKVK, from the exons ATGCATTCCAAGCGAAATAACCAGTGCTTACTGCTTACCTTGGTTTTGGGGCTCCTGGGAGGAGCGGGCCATTGTTATGTAGTCGAACCACCTATTGTTCACGTAGAAATGGACAAAGCCGGCATGCACAG GACCCTTAACTACCGTATGCGGTTCGACATTCCCCTCGTGGGCAAGGACTGCGAGTATGTGCTGCTCCAGGATTTGCCCGCATCCGTTTACATAAGCACTGACGAACTGGATGACCTGCAGCGTTTGAAGAGG TTAAATGCCATCTACCCCAAGTTCGTCAACATTGAAGTGGCCACGGAACGGGCGCATCCCTTCTCCGTTTTACTGCGCGGTACACCAAAGATTACGGAATCGCTGGCTCTGCCTTTGCATTTTCGCTACCATGCCCCCAGTGATAAGCG ATCGGCGGCCACGGTGGCCATACCCCTACCCGAGCTCTATCTCAACTGCCCGATGGCTGATAGTGCGCTCATCGAGAACGAGTTGGTTGCCCGACCCGATAAGCTCTACTGCCTGAATGCGCCGGAAAGCCGTTTCGACGAGAACCACGTCAAGGATGGCCAGCCGGCGACCATGGCTAATCTGCAGCGCTGCAACTGGAGGCGGGTGCACGTGGACTGCCAGCTGAAGATGCCGCTGCGTGCCGAGATTCCGGTAGGCCAGACTAGCGCTTACGGTCCGGTTCTGTGCGGCACCATCCTGCTGGGTTGGTCCCTGGCCCTGTGGACCATTATCCACTCGATGGCCAACACACGACGCATCAATCAGCGCCTAAACGAGCAGCGActtctgcagcaaaaggtcaAGTAA
- the LOC6608079 gene encoding uncharacterized protein LOC6608079 isoform X2 has translation MHSKRNNQCLLLTLVLGLLGGAGHCYVVEPPIVHVEMDKAGMHRTLNYRMRFDIPLVGKDCEYVLLQDLPASVYISTDELDDLQRLKRLNAIYPKFVNIEVATERAHPFSVLLRGTPKITESLALPLHFRYHAPSDKRCDRRPRWPYPYPSSISTARWLIVRSSRTSWLPDPISSTA, from the exons ATGCATTCCAAGCGAAATAACCAGTGCTTACTGCTTACCTTGGTTTTGGGGCTCCTGGGAGGAGCGGGCCATTGTTATGTAGTCGAACCACCTATTGTTCACGTAGAAATGGACAAAGCCGGCATGCACAG GACCCTTAACTACCGTATGCGGTTCGACATTCCCCTCGTGGGCAAGGACTGCGAGTATGTGCTGCTCCAGGATTTGCCCGCATCCGTTTACATAAGCACTGACGAACTGGATGACCTGCAGCGTTTGAAGAGG TTAAATGCCATCTACCCCAAGTTCGTCAACATTGAAGTGGCCACGGAACGGGCGCATCCCTTCTCCGTTTTACTGCGCGGTACACCAAAGATTACGGAATCGCTGGCTCTGCCTTTGCATTTTCGCTACCATGCCCCCAGTGATAAGCGGTGTG ATCGGCGGCCACGGTGGCCATACCCCTACCCGAGCTCTATCTCAACTGCCCGATGGCTGATAGTGCGCTCATCGAGAACGAGTTGGTTGCCCGACCCGATAAGCTCTACTGCCTGA
- the LOC116800484 gene encoding ribonuclease H1: protein MLLPRYFCWNLQRCTMAFYAVASGRKSGVYGSWAECEEQVKGFKNAKYKKFKTRQEADQFVNGCKSYVPQDVAVPLGKGQAPLASWKNSIEVNESPKYTEEWPEEDHDLAEDDLNAAMNEVEGDPKPSSSSNLADILNRKRKVAASSHMRNKIPRHASQVSEATGLKQVGAFQFEIDAEGYVIVYTDGSCIGNGQAGACAGYGVYFGKNHQLNAAKPVEGRVTNNVGEIQAAIHAIKTALDLGIQKLCISTDSQFLINSITLWVAGWKKRDWKLKNNQPVKNVVDFKELDKLLQDNNITVKWNYVEAHKGIEGNEMADKLARQGSALYKEKHG, encoded by the exons ATGTTACTCCCGCGGTATTTTTGTTGGAACCTTCAACGCTGCACGATGGCCTTTTACGCTGTAGCCAGTGGGCGAAAGTCTGGAGTCTACGGCTCTTGGGCGGAGTGCGAGGAGCAGGTTAAGGGCTTCAAGAACGCcaaatacaagaaatttaAGACACGGCAGGAAGCGGATCAGTTCGTAAATGGCTGTAAGTCGTATGTTCCGCAGGATGTGGCAGTGCCGCTGGGCAAGGGACAGGCGCCACTGGCCAGTTGGAAGAACAGTATCGAAGTGAATGAGAGCCCCAAATACACAGAGGAGTGGCCCGAAGAGGATCACGACCTAGCCGAGGATGATCTG AATGCGGCCATGAACGAGGTGGAGGGAGATCCCAAGCCATCTAGTAGTAGCAATTTA GCAGACATTCTCAATCGCAAACGGAAGGTCGCGGCCAGCAGCCATATGCGCAACAAGATTCCACGACATGCCTCTCAGGTCTCAGAAGCCACAGGACTCAAGCAAGTGGGTGCCTTCCAGTTCGAAATCGATGCCGAGGGCTATGTGATTGTGTACACAGACGGCTCCTGCATAGGCAATGGACAAGCCGGCGCCTGTGCCGGCTATGGCGTTTATTTCGGCAAGAATCACCAGCT AAATGCAGCCAAGCCCGTGGAAGGACGCGTTACAAATAATGTAGGTGAGATACAAGCGGCCATTCATGCCATTAAAACAGCTCTAGACTTGGGAATACAGAAGCTGTGCATCAGCACAGACTCCCAGTTTTTGATCAACTCCATAACGCTGTGGGTTGCGGGTTGGAAAAAAAGGGATTGGAAGCTAAAGAACAATCAGCCTGTTAAAAACGTCGTTGACTTCAAGGAACTGGATAAACTGCTTCAGGACAACAACATTACCGTGAAATGG AACTACGTGGAGGCCCACAAGGGCATAGAGGGCAATGAAATGGCAGACAAATTGGCGCGGCAGGGATCCGCCTTGTATAAGGAGAAACATGGTTGA
- the LOC6608080 gene encoding ribonuclease 3, which produces MYQPPLPPPPVQPAPPPPPPPPEEDLSPPGVGVPSHNYSSNDSHSQSSKSSDYVYPETPAPYASLVPSYDPYQQPPAYGYEGYAYNEPAQKYVGQEPHYQYQYPASGSSFLYESYKYPDRYPAYSSNYRPPSERQRYNSNSSSQGYHHYPGYSSGRRYEQRHDQEHRQIQDGRYAHEPRHGHYAHRQPKGSQHGYYGSAARSQASDDYSPRSYHERERNEPLEKTRPKPKVETERDRLLRQWCSNFCEKPEDYVKKMNALSEADAPVESWVRSSPAELYYERTKSENEVRGRARLQKLCNLFDEELLKRAERVREKLPVYVPPPRKARRRVCKHKHKSEACSSSSSSDNDSDEDAFKIEQDCCMEELSRKVQHPQRVHADLWHNDAGEMNDGPLCRCSAKSRRIGIRHGIYPGETGYKLCDPNSNNAGKLFHYRISISPPTNFLTKTPTIIKHDEHEFLFEGFSLLSHVRLSDLPVCKVIRFNIEYTIEYEEEKMPENFTIHELDLFFKYLFHELLELVDFNLMPNLASGSVEESCPAFHFFPRFVRDLPDNGKEVLAMVEVLRYLLDNSAQLVERQQLLHLNQISQSEWQNYVDFIKGMLVTKPGYKPCSLRVDQLDRNNSDLPECVDRETGISHPAIVHFGICHPQLSYAGNPEYQKAWREYVKYRHLMANMSKPSFKDKRKLEEKEQRLQEMRTQGRMKRNITVAISSEGFYRTGIMCDVVQHAMLIPVLTGHLRFHKSLDLLEESIGYRFKNRYLLQLALTHPSYKENYGTNPDHARNSLTNCGIRQPEYGDRKIHYMNTRKRGINTLVSIMSRFGKDQETVSNITHNERLEFLGDAVVEFLSSIHLFFMFPELEEGGLATYRAAIVQNQHLALLAKKLQLEEFMLYAHGSDLCHELELRHAMANCFEALMGALLLDGGIKVADEVFTDALFRQDEKLLSIWKNLPEHPLQEQEPLGDRSCIDSYRVLKELTKFEDSIGIKFKHIRLLARAFTDRSIGFTHLTLGSNQRLEFLGDTVLQLICSEYLYRHFPEHHEGHLSLLRSSLVNNRTQAVVCDDLGMPKFAVYANPKADLKTKDRADLLEAFLGALYVDKGLLYCEQFCHVCLFPRLQLFIMNQDWNDPKSKLQQCCLTLRTMDGGEPDIPYYKVVEASGPTNTRVYKVAVYFRSKRLATSSGSSIQQAEMNAAKQALENSRDLFPQLDHQKRVIAKSIKKQTGNELDNDSDRQPQDEKIKRPKYATPLQDESHLPKQYRMHENISSDELPEDEDFESTAPKSPTLPLKSNRSGSSSSSSSDSDGSTSSPKCKRRLKKCSSVSSQSSQG; this is translated from the exons ATGTACCAGCCGCCTTTGCCTCCGCCTCCAGTCCAGCCTGCTCCTCCGCCCCCGCCACCTCCGCCAGAAGAAGATCTATCTCCGCCAGGAGTAGGTGTTCCCTCTCACAACTATTCTTCAAATGATTCCCATTCTCAGAGCTCGAAGTCTTCGGATTACGTATATCCGGAGACACCGGCTCCTTATGCCAGCTTAGTACCTAGCTATGATCCGTACCAGCAACCACCAGCGTACGGCTACGAGGGATATGCTTATAACGAACCAGCACAGAAGTACGTTGGCCAGGAGCCCCATTACCAATACCAGTACCCGGCATCCGGATCATCCTTCCTCTATGAAAGCTATAAATACCCAGACCGCTATCCTGCCTATTCGTCTAACTACCGACCACCATCCGAAAGGCAGAGGTACAATTCCAACAGCTCCAGTCAAGGCTACCACCATTATCCCGGCTATAGCTCAGGTAGGCGGTATGAACAAAGACATGATCAGGAACACCGTCAAATTCAGGACGGCCGATATGCCCACGAGCCACGACACGGACACTATGCCCACAGGCAGCCAAAGGGGTCGCAACACGGATACTATGGATCTGCAGCCAGGAGCCAAGCCAGCGATGACTATTCCCCACGTAGCTATCACGAGAGGGAGAGAAATGAGCCCTTAGAGAAGACTAGGCCCAAACCGAAGGTGGAGACCGAACGGGACCGTCTGCTGAGACAGTGGTGTTCTAACTTCTGCGAAAAACCAGAAGACTATGTGAAGAAGATGAACGCCCTCAGCGAGGCGGATGCCCCAGTCGAATCCTGGGTGCGATCATCGCCAGCGGAGCTCTACTACGAGCGCACCAAGAGTGAAAACGAGGTCAGAGGTCGGGCGCGGCTGCAAAAGCTGTGCAACCTATTCGATGAGGAGCTCCTGAAGAGAGCAGAGCGCGTACGCGAGAAGCTACCCGTTTACGTGCCGCCTCCAAGAAAGGCTCGCCGGCGTGTTTGCAAGCATAAACATAAGTCGGAAGCctgctcctcgtcctcctcctccgatAACGACTCCGACGAAGACGCTTTTAAGATCGAGCAGGACTGCTGTATGGAGGAGCTTTCGCGCAAGGTGCAACATCCGCAGCGTGTGCACGCAGATCTCTGGCACAACGACGCCGGTGAGATGAACGACGGACCTCTTTGCCGCTGCTCAGCCAAGTCTCGGCGCATTGGCATTCGGCACGGCATATATCCGGGCGAGACTGGCTACAAATTGTGCGATCCAAACAGCAACAATGCAGGCAAGCTGTTCCACTACAGGATCAGCATCTCACCGCCCACTAACTTCCTGACAAAGACACCCACCATTATCAAGCATGATGAGCACGAGTTTCTATTCGAGGGCTTCTCACTTCTCTCGCATGTGCGTCTCTCTGATCTGCCCGTCTGCAAGGTGATCCGCTTCAACATCGAGTACACCATTGAGTACGAGGAGGAGAAGATGCCCGAGAACTTCACCATCCATGAGCTAGACCTTTTTT TCAAATACCTGTTTCATGAACTGCTGGAGCTGGTAGACTTTAATCTAATGCCTAACTTAGCGTCCGGAAGCGTTGAGGAATCCTGCCCAGCTTTTCACTTCTTTCCGCGTTTCGTCCGCGACCTGCCAGATAACGGAAAGGAGGTTTTGGCCATGGTAGAGGTACTCCGCTATTTGCTGGATAATTCTGCACAGCTTGTGGAACGGCAGCAACTACTGCATCTTAACCAGATTAGTCAGAGCGAGTGGCAAAACTACGTGGACTTCATAAAGGGAATGCTGGTCACTAAGCCGGGTTATAAGCCGTGTTCGCTGCGTGTTGACCAATTGGACAGAAATAACTCCGATTTGCCCGAGTGCGTTGATCGCGAGACTGGAATCTCACACCCAGCGATCGTGCACTTCGGCATTTGTCATCCGCAGCTAAGCTACGCGGGAAATCCAGAGTACCAGAAGGCGTGGCGAGAGTACGTTAAGTATCGTCATCTGATGGCCAACATGTCGAAGCCCTCTTTCAAGGACAAGCGCAAGCTAGAGGAGAAGGAGCAACGTCTTCAGGAGATGCGAACTCAGGGGCGCATGAAACGAAATATCACAGTGGCGATCAGCTCGGAGGGCTTCTATCGCACTGGCATTATGTGCGACGTTGTGCAGCATGCCATGTTGATTCCTGTCCTAACTGGTCACCTTCGTTTTCACAAGTCGCTGGACCTGCTAGAGGAGAGTATCGGGTACCGCTTTAAAAATCGGTACCTTCTCCAATTGGCGCTGACGCATCCCTCATACAAGGAGAACTACGGTACCAATCCGGATCACGCCCGCAATTCGCTGACTAACTGCGGAATTCGTCAGCCGGAGTATGGAGATCGCAAGATTCACTACATGAACACACGCAAGCGGGGTATCAACACCTTAGTGAGCATTATGTCCAGATTTGGCAAGGATCAAGAGACTGTTTCGAACATAACCCACAATGAGAGACTAGAGTTCCTCGGTGATGCTGTGGTAGAATTCCTCAGCTCGATCCATCTGTTTTTTATGTTCCCTGAACTGGAGGAGGGTGGTTTGGCCACTTACCGAGCGGCAATTGTCCAAAACCAGCACTTGGCtctgttggccaaaaagctgCAACTGGAAGAGTTTATGCTGTACGCACACGGATCCGATCTGTGCCACGAGTTGGAACTGCGTCACGCCATGGCCAACTGTTTTGAAGCGCTAATGGGCGCGCTTCTGTTGGATGGAGGAATCAAGGTGGCAGATGAGGTGTTCACGGATGCACTCTTCCGGCAGGACGAGAAACTGCTAAGTATCTGGAAGAATCTGCCGGAGCACCCGTTGCAGGAACAAGAGCCACTTGGGGATCGCAGCTGTATTGATTCCTACCGTGTGCTTAAGGAGCTAACGAAATTCGAGGACTCCATTGGAATCAAGTTTAAGCACATTCGGCTTTTGGCTCGCGCGTTTACCGATCGCTCCATTGGATTCACCCACTTGACCCTTGGGTCCAATCAGCGATTAGAGTTCTTGGGCGACACGGTGCTGCAGCTGATTTGCTCGGAGTACCTATATCGTCACTTCCCTGAGCACCACGAGGGCCACTTGTCCCTCCTACGCTCCTCATTGGTCAATAACCGCACTCAAGCGGTGGTCTGCGATGATTTGGGAATGCCCAAATTTGCCGTGTATGCCAATCCCAAGGCTGACTTGAAGACTAAAGATCGTGCCGATCTGCTGGAGGCATTCCTAGGCGCCCTGTACGTGGACAAGGGTCTCCTGTATTGTGAGCAGTTTTGCCACGTATGTTTGTTCCCGCGACTCCAGCTTTTTATCATGAATCAGGACTGGAACGACCCCAAGTCAAAGCTGCAGCAGTGCTGCCTCACTCTTCGCACAATGGATGGCGGCGAGCCGGACATTCCCTACTACAAGGTGGTGGAGGCCAGTGGTCCAACCAATACGCGGGTATACAAGGTGGCCGTTTATTTCCGCTCAAAGCGGCTGGCCACTTCAAGCGGCTCCTCCATTCAGCAGGCGGAGATGAACGCCGCTAAGCAGGCGCTGGAGAACTCGAGGGACCTGTTTCCCCAGCTGGATCACCAAAAGCGCGTGATCGCCAAGAGCATAAAGAAACAAACTGGCAACGAGTTGGACAACGACAGTGATCGGCAGCCCCAAGACGAAAAAATTAAGCGGCCCAAATATGCGACACCGCTTCAGGATGAGAGCCATCTTCCTAAACAATATCGCATGCACGAGAACATTTCCAGTGACGAGTTGCCGGAAGACGAAGACTTTGAAAGTACTGCTCCCAAGAGTCCAACAT TGCCCTTAAAAAGTAACAGAAGTGgaagtagcagcagcagcagcagtgatAGCGATGGCTCAACCTCTTCTCCGAAGTGCAAGCGCCGATTAAAGAAGTGTTCCTCGGTGTCTTCACAATCTTCACAGGGATGA